Proteins from a genomic interval of Diprion similis isolate iyDipSimi1 chromosome 10, iyDipSimi1.1, whole genome shotgun sequence:
- the LOC124411862 gene encoding ATP synthase subunit e, mitochondrial: MSTAELNPRPVRVSPLIKFGRWTFLIAGISWGIYHQRKFTRIEENLREIEAREKPIRDAKIAAEKKRLADMEMASLEEQMK, from the exons ATGTCGACCGCAGAGCTGAATCCGAGGCCCGTCCGCGTTTCTCCCCTAATCAAG TTCGGGCGATGGACCTTCCTTATTGCTGGTATCTCCTGGGGTATCTACCACCAGAGAAAATTCAcaagaattgaagaaaatttgcgAGAGATCGAGGCCAGGGAGAAGCCAATCCGTGATGCAAAAATAGCAGCGGAAAAGAAGCGCCTAGCTGACA TGGAGATGGCGTCGCTAGAAGAACAGATGAAATGA